TTGCTTGAATTTGAGGTTCATTGCCATCTAGGAAACACTATGTTACAAATACGCGACAAATTAGACGCCATAACATGCGATTCAAGAATCGCACATACACTCAAATTATTAGCCGAAACTACATCAATGACCTCGTTTTGTTTGGGGACACGATTTAGACCCCTAATATTCCATGAAGCTAGGCTAATCATTTAAACTATTTGGACCGGAAGTGCTTGCCCCCTCAGGAAATTTACTCGCCATAAAGTTACCAGTTTCATTAATAGATGCCTCAACATCACTTTCCTCATTGTCCGAGATGTGGGTCTTacatgtatcattattaacaacacCAATTCCTCCGTTATCATCCAAGTCCCTCAAAATAGAAAAAGGATTCTCCACCATCAGGTTATGTTCatctttattattttcattactaggCTGCTTTGAAGTATCCACTTTATCCCCAACTTTACTTTTAAATATAGGCCGATATACAAGTTTCTGTTTGGTTTTACCAATAGCAAAATCCTCATGCCCTTTGCCACCATCAGTCACCACTTTTTTAGCCACATGATTACCCACAGCCTGAATGCCCTCAGCATCAACCTGCTTATGGTCCACTACAACCGGTATATTCAACTGACATTGCGCATCTTTATGACCGAAGCGCCTACAACCCGAACATCTCAGTGGTTTCCATTCATAAACCACCCTAACATTATCCACAGTTCGCCCCCTTCCAGAAAGACTTGGAGTAGCAACTTTTAACACCTCTTTCAATTCATTCTCCGATTTGATTTCCACCATGGCTCGAGCATAATTAGGTCGACCCCAAGATTCCTTACACATAGTGCTCGTGTATGAGTCAAGCATCATCGGCCTACCGATTTTAGTAGCAATAGCACTTAGCCCATCTgcctacctatatatatatatttgatgtacacataattatataaaatttatatttatattatttatactaCTTAGACACTTCAAAAGGTGTCATTTTAATTGCATTTGGTTGTCTTTTTAGTCCATGTAttcacacttttttttttttttttaggttggaGAGCTTTTATTTTTTGTTAAACGGAATTTTTAGAAAACCAGCCAATAGTTTGCATATTGGATTTTAACAAACACAAAGTATTACCTACAAATAAAAATGCGCAGTTCAAGGCTTTAAAATTGTAATTTTACCTACTCTACTTTTTTGAAATTTGACATCTTTTTTTACCTTTTTCAAAATCAGTTTAATTGTTGAacaaattaattgttcacttttctaGGTAGATGAAAATAAAGCAGTTAAAATTACATTATTCCCATTTTTATAGACAAACGTATACATCCAACACGAATTTATATATAATGTCAATATCAAGACTTGAACACATAACCTCAAGGTTAGAGAGTCACATCAATAATGTCAAGCGAATGACCCTTTGATTTTTTCCCCTTTCATTTTAATTTTCTAGTATTTATTTGAATTCTACCAAatttattactcatttttataAATAAATGATGAATTATCTCACCTTTGCCGTAGCAACACATGACAGGTcgtcaagaaaaaaaaaaaaagcaacaaATAGTAAATCAACTGACCTACATGATGACACTAACAATTATATTCCTCcgtattattttatttaatttatataaagaaCAAAGAAATACAAAATATGAGAAGATAATAACCACATAACAAATATACTATGCACAATTACACACCCAACTTCTTGGATCTTTTTCCTTATCATCGCGTATCTGAAGCTCGAAATCAATATATCAACTTTGAACATCATGTTGATATAAGCGAATCGGAAGTCCTTTAGCTGGGCTAGGCATCGGGTTGACGATAATTTGCTCATCCGGAATTATTTTCTCCCATTTGAACTTTGTAACGAGATGATGCATAAACACGAGTATTTCCAATCGTGCATACTCTTTTCCAGGGCACATACGAGGTCCCCCTCCAAAGGGTACGAACGTATATGGCGCTGGTCCTCTGCCATCGAATCTTGAAGGATCAAACTTTTGAGGTTCCGGAAAGAACTCGGGGTTTTTATGAGTCGAGTTTGCACTCCAATACaactatacatacatataaaatgataaaaaaaaaaaaaaaaggttagccAACTAGCTTTAATTGTAAATTTTTGCCGacgtaattatatttatatatgtcgAAATAATTACCTTCCACCCTTTGGGGATTGAATAACCGTTGTACATAAAATCAGTGATGGCTTCTCTAAAAGCACCTTGAAGAGGTGGTGCTAATCTAAGAACTTCACATGCAACGTTCCATGAGTATTTCATTTTTGATAAATCCTCCCAGTTTAATAATTCTCCCGCTGCTTTTGATTTCGCTATTTCTGTTTGTTCTGTAAATTGATGAAAAATCATTAAGAATCAAAATCAAACTTTTGCTCTTTAATTATGTAACTGTTATCTGGTTAAATCTTTATTTAACGATCGATTAGTTGGTTGGTAGACGTCACAATCATGCTTTCTGCCAAATTATATGGGCTTTTTGATTAATTCTTTTTGTTTCTTTTTTTAAGCGTGACCTATAGATAGATATTGAGAAGCTGCATGTTAATCACCAAAAATAAAAAGTTCAAACTCGTTCAGATTGTACGTGTGTGTACTAATGTTGCTCTATAAAAGCTATAAAAACAATTTCATTCAACTAAGGTCTTTTTTGGATAAAATCTGCAGTACGTTGTTGGTCTTGATTAAACCTTTGTGGTCTAGCTATTTTTGGATAGGATACTTATGTTAAATATGAATCTAAAAATTATATGTTTTTTTATAGTAGAAAAATCAAAATGATCACAAACATGAAATTACATATATAAAGCAACCATGTCATGATAAGTATATTCTTCCAAGTAATATTGTTTTTAATTAAGTTACCAAAATTTTTAGTACCTTTATAGACTTCTTCATAGATTTCAGGTAGCTCAGCAAGATACTTTACGATGAAAGCACACGCAGAGCTTGCAGTATCATGACCTCCGATCAACAATCCAAGAATCTTGTCTGCAATATCGTATTCTTCCATAAATTTGCCCTCTTCATCGCTATATAGAAGCATGTGCGATAATATATCTTGTGTTGGTGAAGCTTTCCCATTAGCCAAATCAAATTTTCTTTGTTGTATAATTTTAACGAGTTCTTTTCTGATAAAATTAGCCGAATTAATCCCTCTTCGGAACGGTGTTCCTGGGAGATCTATAGGGATTGAGAGAAGCCCTAAAGCGATGCTCTCAAACGGGCCAGATAAATATTTGACCCGTTCAGGTTCATCAATACTTAAAAAGATTTTGCATGCAAGCCAGAAAGTGAAAttcttggtgagttcataggttacaATTTGGTCCTTGCCTTCCCACCCGTTTTCAAAATGTTTTCGTGTCACCATGTCCATAATTGGAACATATCGGTGGAGGGCTTCGGGCTTGAATAGATTAGGAAGCATTTTTCTCATTTTGATAGCTTCTATCTTCGATGTTTTGTTTGAAGAGGGAAAGATTTTGTCCACGTTAGATGGCCACCATGCTTGTACAAGTTTGTTTTCGTTAGAAAATAAGAACTTGTTACCAGCGGAGCCACAAAACACTGCGGCATCCTCTAGCATGAGAGATGTCCTAAAGACTTGAGTTGAGAACTTAGCCATGCGGTCGAGTATGAACTTTTCAGGGTGGCCCTTCCATCCGGTTGCGAGAAAGTCAATACTTTCTCCAATCACGGGCCACCCTTTATGGCCAGGTGGGAGTTTCGTTGCTACGTCTGGCTTAGATTTGTAGAACAATAAATGAATTGAGAATGAGACAACAACAATAAAGAGAGACACAAGCAAAGCATAGAAGATGTCCATTGTTAAATATTGCTCTCTAGTTTGATATAtgagttaagtttagagtgctttGTGATGAATAAATGAACGAGTTTTATAGACAAAAATAAGCTACTAAAAGTCAAACATGAAGTATTTTCACTAGTATATCAAGTGAAAAGAGGTGAGAAAAGAGGAAAATAATCCAAAAAAAATGATGCTAAATTTGAAACTTTGCATGGGAGGCTAGCGAAGTAGTCAAAACGCTTCTATAAAGGGAAGAGTCAATCAAGTTACCATATTAAAAGCATTTTTAAGGTGTGAATGAAAATAGTGGAGTACTTTTTATTTGTTTATAACTAATAGTATCTGGTTTGATACTCCTTTAAGTGCTACTATACTTTAATCATATTAAGATAGACTTTGTTCAGAGGTGCCTTTTGTGACGTAAATCTATATGTGCCTGTAAGATCGAATTCGAATGATTGTTTTTTTCCTTGATTGATTTGAATCGTTGAGCTATTACATGAACGATGTTCAGCTATTACATGAACGTATAGTACAAAGAAATAATTAGTTAAATTGCTAAAATCAGTTGATAACGGGCTTCCAATTGTAAGAGATATGCATGCAAATAAATTCTTCATTATATTTGTAATTTGCGCAAAAACCTAATTATATATTACAGTCTCATTTTCAAGTGTCTATAATTTTCATTTAAAATGTTCAAAATCAAGTATTCACtttatttttcaaccaatcaaTTATACTGAAAGAAAGATGAGATTTTATTGATTTAAACTAAACTATGTGAAGTTGACACTCAGAGTTTTTAAGAATTGTACGTTTTAAAATTGACACTTATTAACCACGCAGGATTAATTGACTGAGTGGTTATCGAGTTGGCCAATGAACCACACTATCCAAGTTCAATTCTTGactatgtcaaattgttcaaaaaggtagTGTGACTGGAGGGTGCACATActacgcaattcacccggtaccacgtCTCGCGCTCGGAGGGCTTGATTACCCgaagttttaccttctatggggagccaatgtgctcgttcataggagggtttaatCGCTTACAAAACAAATTgacacttattatatatatatatatatatatatatatatatatatatatatatatatatatatatatatatatatatatatatatatatatatatataggagaaaTCAAGAGAGAAACACTAATTTAGGAATAAGGGGATAAATgattttgtttttttatatatttagttctacAACTTCAATTTAAAAAATACAAAATTTTTAGGAATAGTATTTATTGTGTAGATTcagggaaaaaagttttttttttttttttattaattctaAAAGCAGCTTATCATAAATTTGATGAATGTTAACTTGTTttgagtttcttttttttttttttttttttaaatttagcatgatttagagtttagggtttgggtttaAGGTTTAGTATTTTGGATTTAGTCCATAAAcccaaccctaacccctaaaccctaaactccaaaccgttcgtattaaaaacttattcgaaaccctaaatctaaaccctaaaccctaattactaaactcTAAACAttgtttttcattaatcaaaagTCATTTGTTCTCTTTTTTTGTTATCATACATCTGGTGTATGAACAGCTGTTAACATACATCAGATGTATGTTAACAattcaattaaaaaaaaattattatttttctgaATCTACAAAATGAAAATTGAtactcgaattttttttttttttaaatcagagctgtagaactaaatatgtaaaatgagaAAATCACTTATCCCTTATCTCCAAGACCCCCCTTAGCTCGGGAtattttccatatatatatatatatatatatatatggaaaaatGAAATATTAATTTATTCATTTCGGTATAATATTTGatcttttttatatttataatataagaaAAATAGTAATGTTGATCATTTTTTAGTGACAAAATATTATTTTTTCACTAATAAAAAATAAATAGTATTTATTTTCCATTATAAAAGTAGGCATTAATTCTTGATTACTATACAAAATTATTGACTTAACAAATATGCATTATGGTGATCAATTTTAGTACCTTGTTCTCTAATAGTATTTGTGACAGATCCATAGTGACGAGAAttgatcatgtctattttgatcaTTAATTTGACTGGGTGATTAGTTTTGAACGGGGTACTAATGAAATAGCCTGACTATGTCACTAAAGTTGTTTATTAGTGTAATTAAACAAATATTAAAAAAGATAATATAACTTCAAGGTGTTAGTGTACTGGTGGTGACCTAACTTCAAAGGAGTTCAAGTGTTCGACTGACATGCACCGCAAAAAATTTCTCTTGAGGTTACCCGCCCATTTCATGAGCATTGGAGGTCTCGAACGTCTTGCGTTCGAACCTCGCCCGAAAGTGTTTTACC
The window above is part of the Rutidosis leptorrhynchoides isolate AG116_Rl617_1_P2 chromosome 1, CSIRO_AGI_Rlap_v1, whole genome shotgun sequence genome. Proteins encoded here:
- the LOC139885587 gene encoding beta-amyrin 28-monooxygenase-like; translation: MDIFYALLVSLFIVVVSFSIHLLFYKSKPDVATKLPPGHKGWPVIGESIDFLATGWKGHPEKFILDRMAKFSTQVFRTSLMLEDAAVFCGSAGNKFLFSNENKLVQAWWPSNVDKIFPSSNKTSKIEAIKMRKMLPNLFKPEALHRYVPIMDMVTRKHFENGWEGKDQIVTYELTKNFTFWLACKIFLSIDEPERVKYLSGPFESIALGLLSIPIDLPGTPFRRGINSANFIRKELVKIIQQRKFDLANGKASPTQDILSHMLLYSDEEGKFMEEYDIADKILGLLIGGHDTASSACAFIVKYLAELPEIYEEVYKEQTEIAKSKAAGELLNWEDLSKMKYSWNVACEVLRLAPPLQGAFREAITDFMYNGYSIPKGWKLYWSANSTHKNPEFFPEPQKFDPSRFDGRGPAPYTFVPFGGGPRMCPGKEYARLEILVFMHHLVTKFKWEKIIPDEQIIVNPMPSPAKGLPIRLYQHDVQS